TCGTCGCCCAGACGCCACTGGCCGTAACTCTCGCCCAGGTCGCTGTTGAGGTCGATGCGGGTCACGACCCGAGTCTAGGCCCGATCAGAAGACCGTTCCGACGTCGCGGGTGACGATGTCGTCCATGGCCCGTTCGACGACCGCGGCGATCGTCATCGACGGGTTGCAGGCGGCGGTGTTGCCCGGCATGAGCGCACCGTCGAGCACGTACAGGCCGCGCTGGCCGAGCACGCGGCCCTCGAGATCGCAGACGGTGCCCATGCTCGCCCCGCCGAGCGGATGCCAGGTGGACGGGACGATCGCGTTGGTGTCGGTCAGGATGCTCGCCGGTCCCGCGATCCGGCGGACGGCCGGGTCGATGTGGCCGGTCTGGATGCCGGCGTCGCCCTCGTACGGCCAGCGCAGCACGGCGTCGTCACGGGCGGCGTCGTAGACGAAGTGACCGCGGCCGTCGCTGACCCCGTAGCCCACCAGGACGGTGCTGTGCATGTCGATGCCGTGGAAGCCCGGGATGGACGCCTGGACGACGGTGAACGCGGCGTGCGGGTCGCTCCAGTTCTTGCTGCCGTAGACCACCGGGCCGCCCTGCACGGCACCGAACTGCTCGGCGAGATTCGTCCACAGGTAGATGCGGTCGGCGTTGGACCCCCAGCCCTGGCCGACACCGTCGGGCAGGTCGGTGACGAGTCCCTTCGCCGCGGCCTTCACGAGCAGGCGGGTGGTGTTCATGGTGCCGGCGGACAGCACCAGCGCGTCGGTGGTGAGGATCTTGTTCTCGAGGACGTTGCCTGCGGTGTCGGTTCGGTTCACGTACACCGTCCACCGCCCGTCCCCGCGACGCTCGATGTCGGTGACCTCGTGCTGCGTCGCGACGGTCACCAGCCCGGTGGCCTCCGCCTGCGCGATGTAGGTGACGTCGACGGAGTGCTTGCCGCCGTTGTTGACGCCCATCGCGCCCGAGCCGTCGGTGTAGGCGGGCGTCATCTCCCCACGCAGTTCGGCGAGCGCGTAGTCCCAGTCGATGGGCATCGGGACCTTGTCGATCGGGAGCCCGGCCTCGCGGGCGCGGGCGGCGAAGGTGCGCGCCACCTGGTAGTTGGGGCTGTCGACCAGCTCATCCGGAGCCACTGCGAGCTGCAGCATCCGCGCCACCCGCGGGTAGTGGACGCGGTCCATGCGGGCCCAGTCGAGCTCGTCGGGGAAGTGCGTGTTGAACACCGCCTCGTCGGGTTGCAGCGACATGCCCTGGTAGACCAGCGACCCGCCGCCGACACCCGAGGCACACAGCGCCGTCATGTTCTCGCCGACGACGGCCTCGACGAGCCCGGTGTACGGCTCGAAGACCAGCTTGCGGCCGAACACCTCGGGATTGGACCGGTGCCACAGGAACCGCTTGTCGGGATTGTCGACACGCGGGAAGGTGTCGGCGTTCGGTCCCGTGGGCCAGCGGATCCCGCGTTCGAGCATGTGCACCCGCACCCCGGCCTGCGCCAGCCGCAGCGCGGTGACGCCGCCGCCGAAGCCCGTGCCGATCACCACGACGCGGTGCTCCTCGTGGGTGAGCGGCACTTTGTTCACGCGGGCCGGGATCCCCGGCACGGCCTGCGCGACGGTGCTTCCGGCGAGCGCCAGACCGGCGGCCGCCGCAGCCCCGGTCAGGAACGAACGACGTGTGATGTGCTGCAAGCTCGACCCCCGATGTCCGCTGTGAATTCCCGGGAATCTAGGCAGCGGGCGGGACGAGCGTCAAGATCACGTTCCGTTCCCTCGCAGGAAGGGTAGGTTCACGTCGAGGCGGGCACGGCGACGCGACCGGTGCCGCGCCGGTGGCGGATCGAGCCGATCACGCGGCACACCATGTAGACGACGAAGGCGATCGCGGTGATGAAGGCGGACACCGGCACACCCGGCGCGAGGGCGAGCAGGATGCCGCCGACCGCGGCGATCTCCGCGAAGACCACCGACAGCACGGTCGCGGCGAGCGGACCGCTCACCACGCGCGCGGCCGCGGCGGCCGGGGTGATGAGCAGGGCCATGACGAGCAGCGCGCCCACGATCTGCACGCCGAGGGCGGCAGTGACACCGACGAGGACGGCGAACACGATGGACAGTCCCCGCACCGGGACGCCGCGTGCGGCGGCGACCTCCGGGTCGGTGCTCGCGAACAGCAGCGGCCGGTAGATGACGAGCAGGGTGACGATCACCAGTGCCGCGCACCCGGCGAGCAGCGCGATGCCCGTTCCGCCGGGGGCGACGATCTGGCCGGTGAGCAGCGAGAAGGCGGCGCCGGTGCGTCCGTCGTAGGCCCACAGCAGCAGCACGGCCAGGCCGAGCCCGAACGCCATGACCACACCGATGACCGAATCCCGTTCGCGCACCTTGGTTCCCAGCAGGCCGAAGAGGATCGCGGCGACCACGGCCCCGGCGACCGCGCCGATCCCGACGGACACCCCGATGATCAGGGCGGCGGCGGCACCGGTGAGCGACAGTTCGGAGGTGCCGTGCACCGAGAACGCCATCTGGCGGCTGATGATCAGCGGACCGAGGAGCCCGGCGAGCAGGCCGAGGATGGCACCGGCGGCGAGTGCCTGCTGGACGAAGTCGTACTGCAGGAGTTCGACGGTCGCGTCGATGTCGAACATCCGTCCCATGGCGTCGGTGAACTTGCCGCTCATGCGTGATCCTCGTGATGGTCGTGGTGGACACCTTCGCCGGGTCGCAGACCGCCGGCGCTGCCGAGCGCGTCGATGGCGTCGCCGGTGCCGACGACCACCAGGCGGCCGCGCATCTCGAGGACCTCGACGTCGGTGCGGTAGAGCTCGGACAGCACCTCGGAGGTCATGACCTCGGCGGGGGTGCCGATGCGGAACTGGCCGTCGACGAGATAGAGCACCCGGTCGACGAGCGGCAGGATCGGGTTGATCTCGTGGGTGACGAACAGGACGGCCGTGTCGTGGTCGCGGCGCCGCCGGTCGATCAGCTGCGAGACCAGGTGCTGGTTCGCGAGGTCGAGGCTGAGCAGCGGTTCGTCGCACAGCAGGACCCGCGGGTCGCCGACGAGCGCCTGGGCGATGCGCAGGCGCTGTTGCTCACCGCCGGAGAGGGTTCCGATGGGGGCCCCGGCGTAGGACTCGGCACCGACCTGCGCGATGGCGGCCTCCACCGCGGCGAGGCGACGGCGGCGGGTGCGCAGTCCGATGCCCCACCGGTGACCGTCGATCCCGAGACCGACGAGATCGCGGCCCCGCAGCGGCACGCCCTCGTCGAGGGACTTCTGCTGCGGCACGTAGCCGACGTGGGAGTTGCCGGTGCGCACCGGTTGCCCGGCGATCCTCGCGGTGCCGGAGGTGAGGGGGAGCTGACCGAGCAGCACCTTGAGCAGCGACGACTTGCCGGCGCCGTTGGGGCCGAGGATCGCCACGAACTCGCCGGGTTGCACGGTGAGGTCGAGCCCTTCCCAGAGCACGCGGTCGCCGAAGGCCAGTCGGGCGCCGCGCAGTTCGACGACGGGGCTGTGGTCTGGGGTGGAGGATGTCACCGGGGTCCGGTTTCTCGAGCTGGTGGTCAGGAGGCTGAATCGAGCGCGGCAGCGAGGGACTCGGCGGTCGCGGACTGCCACTGAATGTAGTC
This region of Rhodococcus sp. Z13 genomic DNA includes:
- a CDS encoding metal ABC transporter permease — translated: MSGKFTDAMGRMFDIDATVELLQYDFVQQALAAGAILGLLAGLLGPLIISRQMAFSVHGTSELSLTGAAAALIIGVSVGIGAVAGAVVAAILFGLLGTKVRERDSVIGVVMAFGLGLAVLLLWAYDGRTGAAFSLLTGQIVAPGGTGIALLAGCAALVIVTLLVIYRPLLFASTDPEVAAARGVPVRGLSIVFAVLVGVTAALGVQIVGALLVMALLITPAAAAARVVSGPLAATVLSVVFAEIAAVGGILLALAPGVPVSAFITAIAFVVYMVCRVIGSIRHRRGTGRVAVPAST
- a CDS encoding metal ABC transporter ATP-binding protein, with the translated sequence MTSSTPDHSPVVELRGARLAFGDRVLWEGLDLTVQPGEFVAILGPNGAGKSSLLKVLLGQLPLTSGTARIAGQPVRTGNSHVGYVPQQKSLDEGVPLRGRDLVGLGIDGHRWGIGLRTRRRRLAAVEAAIAQVGAESYAGAPIGTLSGGEQQRLRIAQALVGDPRVLLCDEPLLSLDLANQHLVSQLIDRRRRDHDTAVLFVTHEINPILPLVDRVLYLVDGQFRIGTPAEVMTSEVLSELYRTDVEVLEMRGRLVVVGTGDAIDALGSAGGLRPGEGVHHDHHEDHA
- a CDS encoding GMC oxidoreductase, with product MQHITRRSFLTGAAAAAGLALAGSTVAQAVPGIPARVNKVPLTHEEHRVVVIGTGFGGGVTALRLAQAGVRVHMLERGIRWPTGPNADTFPRVDNPDKRFLWHRSNPEVFGRKLVFEPYTGLVEAVVGENMTALCASGVGGGSLVYQGMSLQPDEAVFNTHFPDELDWARMDRVHYPRVARMLQLAVAPDELVDSPNYQVARTFAARAREAGLPIDKVPMPIDWDYALAELRGEMTPAYTDGSGAMGVNNGGKHSVDVTYIAQAEATGLVTVATQHEVTDIERRGDGRWTVYVNRTDTAGNVLENKILTTDALVLSAGTMNTTRLLVKAAAKGLVTDLPDGVGQGWGSNADRIYLWTNLAEQFGAVQGGPVVYGSKNWSDPHAAFTVVQASIPGFHGIDMHSTVLVGYGVSDGRGHFVYDAARDDAVLRWPYEGDAGIQTGHIDPAVRRIAGPASILTDTNAIVPSTWHPLGGASMGTVCDLEGRVLGQRGLYVLDGALMPGNTAACNPSMTIAAVVERAMDDIVTRDVGTVF